The Deferribacterota bacterium region GGTTATATCCAAAGTAAAATATCCATCTGAATCCTTACTAGGCGCTGTTAGGTTTTTCAATGTGACAGCAGGCTTCCCATTAATCTTTGTAATATTAGAAGAATAAGCATAGAAGACACCGCTATTTTTTGATGTTTTTTTAAAATAATTACTAGTGTTTATTTCGGATAATACTCCAAAGATATTTTTAGAAAACCACTTGTTATTGTGAAATATTATAAGAACTAATAGTAAAAAGATAAAAATAAAGGCTAAGATCTTGAATAAATCTCTATTCATAATATTATCCATAGTATATTTAAATTATATGATAGTTAAAAATAAAGTAAATAATTATATAAATAAGAATTTTGTAAAATAATAATGTATTTTGAAAGAAAAAAAGGTTATTTAAAAAACTTTGGGTGTAAAGTTAATTTGGCGGAGTCCAATGAAATTATTGAGAAACTATCTTATTATGTAGATTTTCAAGATAAAATAGAGGATGCAGATATTATATTAGTTAATACCTGTGCTGTAACAAGTAATGCCTCAAGAAAATGTATGAGCTATATTAGGCATTTACTTAGGTATTTTGCTGAT contains the following coding sequences:
- a CDS encoding flagellar basal body-associated FliL family protein → MNRDLFKILAFIFIFLLLVLIIFHNNKWFSKNIFGVLSEINTSNYFKKTSKNSGVFYAYSSNITKINGKPAVTLKNLTAPSKDSDGYFTLDITFLLSDSKYVEIFNKHIDNIAAIIKEALNNFKYSYISDDKGKEYFKKHLKKKINNWLKNNYNIESPNIVEKIYLESIIYS